In the Malaclemys terrapin pileata isolate rMalTer1 chromosome 12, rMalTer1.hap1, whole genome shotgun sequence genome, one interval contains:
- the ZNF335 gene encoding zinc finger protein 335 isoform X3 translates to MEAEENEVESSSDAAPHLAQEEPSESGLGVETSEAMSADSSDAASVPILSEADESGVGQSSDSSGVSLEEVSESSSSTDAIPRVYLPDSSSIAQSTLVSSVSTVSQSIMVSESPQVLVHSSVITDGATMVSDSTASTSSDLGSAIDKIIESTIGPDIIQSCIAVTSAEDSGAQTTQYLILQGPDDGAPMVSQMATSALANSLAIEAIADGPTSTCLDQPGPSDPSEQSEILELSTQPDQAREADAGEEPDQPDLESLEEMMEVVVVQQFRCKMCQYKSISKKTLINHMKERHFQPVAAALALKKGRPRKGGPSPKPLEEDVPEEEEEDDIMDAGAIDDPEEDSDYNPAEDEPRGRQPKYSRIVPTSSEERPRRRPGRPRKFPRLEDMPQPEGGEEEPLVTSQSTLSSELQNSEAASSSVLENGASDSLVEPSISQSDSENKDPSSNTGPEEAETVPRRRGRPSRRFLGKKYRKYIGRRYYYKSPKPLMRPYLCRICGSRFLTHDDLRFHVNSHEANDPQLFKCLQCSYRSRRWSSLKEHMFNHVGSKPYKCEECDYTSVYKKDVIRHSTVHSRDRKKRADPPPKLNSFPCPVCSRVYPMQKRLTQHMKTHSTEKPHMCDKCGKSFKKRYTFKMHLLTHIQAIANRRFKCEFCDYVCEDKKLLLNHQLSHMNDKPYKCSFCKYSTFREDFLVSHMAVKHTGGKPFACEYCHFTTKHKKNLRLHVQCRHADCFEEWAQRHPEEPPCRRRPFFTLQQIEELKQQHSQVQTPTEPAASPPVSLGPVTYHTVQPLPTVEPSILSQDSLGGTTIIYEQGVEGSAELATQTALDLLLNMSTQRELATGSLQVAVVKSDGSGVAQAPEAQSQQEEEADLDSTGQQQKVVTLHVAEHGEALVQEAYEEATLGSSELQQITIPFGSTAEYSIITPVSEEIQAPETLYSEEESPTEPTHTVVVSDAMMNEALKEHSGHYIMSASFPGSQLHHVEGLLSQQLSGDPALSPGEGQEAQASGGKWPMLHCLARQLRKNSAFSPAPEGQAIPSTKVKWPALQGVAKKLSCKISTTKKLSCKISTTKKFSCKICTAMFTGRAEMESHKRAHVGPNTFKCPDCPFTAAVWLEVRSHMAQHANLRPHKCSHCSFASKNKKDLRRHMLTHTNEKPFACQICGQRFNRNGHLKFHMQRLHCAEGKRLGQPAATTQQTIILNSDEEALATLQTALQSGQAVLAPERLQQALGQEHIIVAQEQSITSQEEATYIQEITTADGQTVQHLVTADNQVQYIIAQDGVQHLLPHEYVVVPEGHHIQVQDGQITHIQYEQGSQFLQEPQIQYMPVSPEQQLVTQAQLEAVAHSAVTAVADAAMAQAQGVFTTEATAEQIQQLQQGIHYDVITLAD, encoded by the exons ATGGAGGCGGAGGAGAATGAAGTGGAGAGCAGCAGCGATGCGGCCCCTCATCTGGCACAGGAAGAACCTTCAGAGAGCGGGCTTGGTGTCGAGACCTCAGAGGCCATGTCCGCGGACAGCAGCGATGCTGCTTCAGTGCCCATCCTCTCAGAAGCAGATGAGTCTGGTGTGGGGCAGAGCTCAGACAGCAGTGGGGTCTCTCTG GAGGAAGTGTCGGAGAGCAGCTCCAGCACAGATGCTATTCCTAGGGTCTACCTGCCAGACTCTTCCTCTATCGCCCAGTCTACCCTGGTCTCCAGCGTCTCCACAGTGAGCCAGTCCATTATGGTATCGGAATCCCCACAGGTCCTGGTTCACTCCAGCGTCATCACCGATGGGGCCACAATGGTATCGGACTCCACTGCATCCACCTCCTCGGACCTGGGCTCTGCCATAGACAAAATCATTGAGTCCACAATTGGGCCTGACATCATCCAGA GCTGCATCGCCGTGACAAGCGCTGAAGATAGCGGTGCCCAGACTACCCAGTATCTCATTCTGCAGGGGCCTGATGATG GTGCCCCCATGGTGTCCCAGATGGCCACTTCTGCTCTGGCCAACAGTTTGGCAATAGAAGCCATAGCCGATGGACCCACCTCCACGTGCCTAGACCAGCCTGGCCCTTCAGACCCTTCCGAGCAGTCTGAAATACTGGAGCTGTCCACACAGCCGGATCAGGCCAGAGAGGCagatgctggggaggagccagaccAGCCAGACCTGGAGAGCTTGGAGGAGAtgatggaggtggtggtggtacaACAGTTCAGGTGCAAGATGTGTCAGTACAAGAGCATCTCCAAGAAAACACTCATCAACCACATGAAGGAGCGGCACTTCCAGCCAG TGGCTGCTGCTCTGGCCTTGAAGAAGGGGCGTCCGCGGAAGGGGGGACCCTCCCCAAAGCCCCTGGAGGAAGACGtgccagaggaggaagaggaggatgatatCATGGATGCTGGAGCCATTGATGACCCTGAAG AGGACAGTGACTATAACCCAGCCGAGGATGAGCCTCGTGGGCGGCAGCCCAAGTACAGCCGCATTGTCCCCACGTCGAGTGAGGAGAGGCCACGCCGGCGGCCGGGGAGACCCCGCAAGTTCCCTCGCCTAGAGGACATGCCGCAGCCTGAAG GTGGTGAGGAGGAGCCCTTAGTCACGTCCCAGAGCACTCTGAGCAGCGAGCTGCAGAACTCCGAGGCAGCCAGCTCCTCCGTCCTGGAGAACGGGGCCAGCGACAGCCTCGTGGAGCCTAGCATCAGCCAGTCGGACTCGGAGAACAAGGATCCATCCTCCAACACAGGCCCTGAGGAGGCTGAGACCGTGCCCAGGAGGCGAGGCCGGCCCTCCCGCCGCTTCCTGGGCAAGAAATACCGCAAGTACATCGGGCGCAG GTACTACTACAAGTCCCCCAAGCCTCTGATGAGGCCTTACCTGTGTCGAATCTGCGGCTCACGCTTCCTCACGCACGATGACCTGCGCTTTCACGTTAACTCGCACGAGGCCAATGACCCTCAGCTCTTCAAGTGCCTGCAGTGCAGCTACCGCTCCCGCCGCTGGTCCTCCCTTAAA GAACACATGTTTAACCACGTGGGCAGCAAGCCATACAAGTGTGAGGAGTGTGACTACACAAGCGTGTACAAGAAGGATGTCATCCGCCACTCAACTGTGCACAGCCGGGACCG gaagAAGAGAGCCGACCCG cccccaAAGCTGAATTCGTTCCCCTGCCCGGTGTGTAGCCGAGTCTACCCCATGCAGAAGAGGCTGACCCAGCACATGAAGACTCACAGCACGGAGAAGCCACACATGTGTgacaag TGTGGGAAGTCCTTCAAGAAGCGCTACACCTTTAAGATGCATCTGCTGACGCACATCCAGGCCATTGCTAACCGCAG GTTCAAGTGCGAGTTCTGTGACTATGTCTGCGAGGATAAAAAGCTCCTGCTGAACCACCAGCTGTCACACATGAACGACAAGCCGTACAAGTGTAGCttctgcaagtactccaccttcCGTGAGGACTTCCTGGTGTCCCACATGGCCGTCAAGCACACGG GGGGGAAGCCTTTTGCCTGCGAGTACTGTCACTTCACCACCAAGCACAAGAAGAACCTGCGTCTCCACGTGCAGTGCCGCCACGCTGACTGCTTTGAGGAGTGGGCCCAGCGGCACCCCGAGGAGCCCCCCTGCCGGCGCCGCCCCTTCTTCACCCTGCAGCAGATCGAGGAACTgaagcagcagcacagccaggtGCAGACTCCCACAGAACCCGCAGCCAGCCCACCG GTTTCTCTTGGCCCTGTGACCTACCACACAGTGCAGCCCCTCCCGACGGTGGAACCCTCCATCCTTTCCCAGGATTCCTTGGGGGGAACCACCATCATTTATGAGCAAG gtgTGGAGGGATCGGCAGAGCTGGCCACGCAGACGGCGCTGGATCTCCTGCTGAACATGAGCACCCAGCGGGAGCTGGCCACAGGCTCCCTGCAG GTGGCCGTGGTGAAGTCCGATGGCTCTGGAGTGGCGCAGGCCCCTGAAGCCCAGtcacagcaggaggaggaggcagatctGGATTCCACCGGGCAGCAGCAGAAGGTGGTGACGCTGCATGTGGCTGAGCACGGAGAGGCCTTAGTGCAGGAGGCCTATGAGGAGGCGACCCTGGGGAGCTCTGAGCTGCAGCAGATCACCATTCCTTTCGGGAGCACAGCGGAGTACAGCATCATCACGCCCGTCAGCGAGGAGATCCAGGCCCCAGAGACTCTCTACAG CGAGGAGGAGAGCCCGACAGAGCCCACCCATACAGTCGTGGTGAGCGACGCCATGATGAACGAagcgctgaaagagcacagcggTCACTACATCATGTCGGCCAGTTTCCCAGGGAGCCAGCTCCATCACGTCGAG GGTCTTCTCTCCCAGCAGCTCAGCGGGGACCCTGCCCTCTCACCAGGGGAAGGCCAGGAGGCCCAGGCCTCTGGCGGCAAGTGGCCGATGCTGCATTGCCTGGCCAGGCAGCTCCGAAAGAACTCTGCCTTCTCCCCAGCACCAGAAGGGCAGGCAATCCCGTCCACAAAGGTCAAATGGCCCGCGCTGCAGGGTGTGGCCAAGAAGCTGTCGTGCAAGATTTCTACAACTAAGAAGCTGTCGTGCAAGATTTCCACAACTAAGAAATTCTCGTGCAAGATTTGCACGGCCATGTTCACAGGGAGAGCAGAGATGGAGAGTCACAAGAGGGCACACGTAGGGCCCAACACCTTCAAGTGTCCAGACTGCCCGTTCACAGCAGCTGTGTGGCTGGAGGTCCGG AGTCACATGGCACAGCACGCCAACCTCCGACCCCACAAGTGCTCCCACTGCAGCTTTGCCTCCAAGAACAAGAAGGACCTGCGCAGACACATGCTGACGCACACCAATGAGAAGCCCTTTGCCTGCCAGATCTGCGGGCAGAG ATTTAACCGGAACGGGCATCTCAAGTTCCACATGCAGCGTCTGCACTgcgctgaggggaagcggctggggCAGCCGGCAGCCACCACCCAGCAGACCATCATCCTGAACAGCGATGAGGAAGCACTAGCCACGCTGCAGA cgGCTTTGCAGTCTGGCCAGGCAGTGCTGGCTCCTGAACGGCTGCAGCAGGCTCTGGGGCAGGAGCACATCATTGTAGCACAGGAGCAGAGCATCACAAGCCAG GAGGAGGCCACGTACATCCAGGAGATCACAACGGCGGACGGGCAGACGGTGCAGCACTTGGTGACCGCCGATAACCAG GTTCAGTACATCATTGCCCAGGATGGCGTGCAGCACCTGCTCCCCCACGAGTACGTTGTTGTCCCCGAGGGGCATCACATCCAG GTACAAGACGGCCAGATCACCCACATCCAGTATGAACAGGGCAGCCAGTTCCTCCAGGAGCCCCAG ATCCAGTACATGCCGGTgtccccagagcagcagctggttaCCCAGGCTCAGCTGGAAGCCGTGGCGCACTCGGCAGTGACAG cagTGGCCGATGCTGCCATGGCCCAAGCCCAGGGCGTGTTCACCACGGAGGCAACGGCTGAGCAgatccagcagctgcagcagggaatCCATTACGATGTCATCACGCTGGCAGATTAA
- the ZNF335 gene encoding zinc finger protein 335 isoform X5, whose amino-acid sequence MEAEENEVESSSDAAPHLAQEEPSESGLGVETSEAMSADSSDAASVPILSEADESGVGQSSDSSGVSLEEVSESSSSTDAIPRVYLPDSSSIAQSTLVSSVSTVSQSIMVSESPQVLVHSSVITDGATMVSDSTASTSSDLGSAIDKIIESTIGPDIIQSCIAVTSAEDSGAQTTQYLILQGPDDGAPMVSQMATSALANSLAIEAIADGPTSTCLDQPGPSDPSEQSEILELSTQPDQAREADAGEEPDQPDLESLEEMMEVVVVQQFRCKMCQYKSISKKTLINHMKERHFQPVAAALALKKGRPRKGGPSPKPLEEDVPEEEEEDDIMDAGAIDDPEEDSDYNPAEDEPRGRQPKYSRIVPTSSEERPRRRPGRPRKFPRLEDMPQPEGGEEEPLVTSQSTLSSELQNSEAASSSVLENGASDSLVEPSISQSDSENKDPSSNTGPEEAETVPRRRGRPSRRFLGKKYRKYIGRRYYYKSPKPLMRPYLCRICGSRFLTHDDLRFHVNSHEANDPQLFKCLQCSYRSRRWSSLKEHMFNHVGSKPYKCEECDYTSVYKKDVIRHSTVHSRDRKKRADPPPKLNSFPCPVCSRVYPMQKRLTQHMKTHSTEKPHMCDKCGKSFKKRYTFKMHLLTHIQAIANRRFKCEFCDYVCEDKKLLLNHQLSHMNDKPYKCSFCKYSTFREDFLVSHMAVKHTGGKPFACEYCHFTTKHKKNLRLHVQCRHADCFEEWAQRHPEEPPCRRRPFFTLQQIEELKQQHSQVQTPTEPAASPPVSLGPVTYHTVQPLPTVEPSILSQDSLGGTTIIYEQGVEGSAELATQTALDLLLNMSTQRELATGSLQVAVVKSDGSGVAQAPEAQSQQEEEADLDSTGQQQKVVTLHVAEHGEALVQEAYEEATLGSSELQQITIPFGSTAEYSIITPVSEEIQAPETLYSEEESPTEPTHTVVVSDAMMNEALKEHSGHYIMSASFPGSQLHHVEQLSGDPALSPGEGQEAQASGGKWPMLHCLARQLRKNSAFSPAPEGQAIPSTKVKWPALQGVAKKLSCKISTTKKLSCKISTTKKFSCKICTAMFTGRAEMESHKRAHVGPNTFKCPDCPFTAAVWLEVRSHMAQHANLRPHKCSHCSFASKNKKDLRRHMLTHTNEKPFACQICGQRFNRNGHLKFHMQRLHCAEGKRLGQPAATTQQTIILNSDEEALATLQTALQSGQAVLAPERLQQALGQEHIIVAQEQSITSQEEATYIQEITTADGQTVQHLVTADNQVQYIIAQDGVQHLLPHEYVVVPEGHHIQVQDGQITHIQYEQGSQFLQEPQIQYMPVSPEQQLVTQAQLEAVAHSAVTAVADAAMAQAQGVFTTEATAEQIQQLQQGIHYDVITLAD is encoded by the exons ATGGAGGCGGAGGAGAATGAAGTGGAGAGCAGCAGCGATGCGGCCCCTCATCTGGCACAGGAAGAACCTTCAGAGAGCGGGCTTGGTGTCGAGACCTCAGAGGCCATGTCCGCGGACAGCAGCGATGCTGCTTCAGTGCCCATCCTCTCAGAAGCAGATGAGTCTGGTGTGGGGCAGAGCTCAGACAGCAGTGGGGTCTCTCTG GAGGAAGTGTCGGAGAGCAGCTCCAGCACAGATGCTATTCCTAGGGTCTACCTGCCAGACTCTTCCTCTATCGCCCAGTCTACCCTGGTCTCCAGCGTCTCCACAGTGAGCCAGTCCATTATGGTATCGGAATCCCCACAGGTCCTGGTTCACTCCAGCGTCATCACCGATGGGGCCACAATGGTATCGGACTCCACTGCATCCACCTCCTCGGACCTGGGCTCTGCCATAGACAAAATCATTGAGTCCACAATTGGGCCTGACATCATCCAGA GCTGCATCGCCGTGACAAGCGCTGAAGATAGCGGTGCCCAGACTACCCAGTATCTCATTCTGCAGGGGCCTGATGATG GTGCCCCCATGGTGTCCCAGATGGCCACTTCTGCTCTGGCCAACAGTTTGGCAATAGAAGCCATAGCCGATGGACCCACCTCCACGTGCCTAGACCAGCCTGGCCCTTCAGACCCTTCCGAGCAGTCTGAAATACTGGAGCTGTCCACACAGCCGGATCAGGCCAGAGAGGCagatgctggggaggagccagaccAGCCAGACCTGGAGAGCTTGGAGGAGAtgatggaggtggtggtggtacaACAGTTCAGGTGCAAGATGTGTCAGTACAAGAGCATCTCCAAGAAAACACTCATCAACCACATGAAGGAGCGGCACTTCCAGCCAG TGGCTGCTGCTCTGGCCTTGAAGAAGGGGCGTCCGCGGAAGGGGGGACCCTCCCCAAAGCCCCTGGAGGAAGACGtgccagaggaggaagaggaggatgatatCATGGATGCTGGAGCCATTGATGACCCTGAAG AGGACAGTGACTATAACCCAGCCGAGGATGAGCCTCGTGGGCGGCAGCCCAAGTACAGCCGCATTGTCCCCACGTCGAGTGAGGAGAGGCCACGCCGGCGGCCGGGGAGACCCCGCAAGTTCCCTCGCCTAGAGGACATGCCGCAGCCTGAAG GTGGTGAGGAGGAGCCCTTAGTCACGTCCCAGAGCACTCTGAGCAGCGAGCTGCAGAACTCCGAGGCAGCCAGCTCCTCCGTCCTGGAGAACGGGGCCAGCGACAGCCTCGTGGAGCCTAGCATCAGCCAGTCGGACTCGGAGAACAAGGATCCATCCTCCAACACAGGCCCTGAGGAGGCTGAGACCGTGCCCAGGAGGCGAGGCCGGCCCTCCCGCCGCTTCCTGGGCAAGAAATACCGCAAGTACATCGGGCGCAG GTACTACTACAAGTCCCCCAAGCCTCTGATGAGGCCTTACCTGTGTCGAATCTGCGGCTCACGCTTCCTCACGCACGATGACCTGCGCTTTCACGTTAACTCGCACGAGGCCAATGACCCTCAGCTCTTCAAGTGCCTGCAGTGCAGCTACCGCTCCCGCCGCTGGTCCTCCCTTAAA GAACACATGTTTAACCACGTGGGCAGCAAGCCATACAAGTGTGAGGAGTGTGACTACACAAGCGTGTACAAGAAGGATGTCATCCGCCACTCAACTGTGCACAGCCGGGACCG gaagAAGAGAGCCGACCCG cccccaAAGCTGAATTCGTTCCCCTGCCCGGTGTGTAGCCGAGTCTACCCCATGCAGAAGAGGCTGACCCAGCACATGAAGACTCACAGCACGGAGAAGCCACACATGTGTgacaag TGTGGGAAGTCCTTCAAGAAGCGCTACACCTTTAAGATGCATCTGCTGACGCACATCCAGGCCATTGCTAACCGCAG GTTCAAGTGCGAGTTCTGTGACTATGTCTGCGAGGATAAAAAGCTCCTGCTGAACCACCAGCTGTCACACATGAACGACAAGCCGTACAAGTGTAGCttctgcaagtactccaccttcCGTGAGGACTTCCTGGTGTCCCACATGGCCGTCAAGCACACGG GGGGGAAGCCTTTTGCCTGCGAGTACTGTCACTTCACCACCAAGCACAAGAAGAACCTGCGTCTCCACGTGCAGTGCCGCCACGCTGACTGCTTTGAGGAGTGGGCCCAGCGGCACCCCGAGGAGCCCCCCTGCCGGCGCCGCCCCTTCTTCACCCTGCAGCAGATCGAGGAACTgaagcagcagcacagccaggtGCAGACTCCCACAGAACCCGCAGCCAGCCCACCG GTTTCTCTTGGCCCTGTGACCTACCACACAGTGCAGCCCCTCCCGACGGTGGAACCCTCCATCCTTTCCCAGGATTCCTTGGGGGGAACCACCATCATTTATGAGCAAG gtgTGGAGGGATCGGCAGAGCTGGCCACGCAGACGGCGCTGGATCTCCTGCTGAACATGAGCACCCAGCGGGAGCTGGCCACAGGCTCCCTGCAG GTGGCCGTGGTGAAGTCCGATGGCTCTGGAGTGGCGCAGGCCCCTGAAGCCCAGtcacagcaggaggaggaggcagatctGGATTCCACCGGGCAGCAGCAGAAGGTGGTGACGCTGCATGTGGCTGAGCACGGAGAGGCCTTAGTGCAGGAGGCCTATGAGGAGGCGACCCTGGGGAGCTCTGAGCTGCAGCAGATCACCATTCCTTTCGGGAGCACAGCGGAGTACAGCATCATCACGCCCGTCAGCGAGGAGATCCAGGCCCCAGAGACTCTCTACAG CGAGGAGGAGAGCCCGACAGAGCCCACCCATACAGTCGTGGTGAGCGACGCCATGATGAACGAagcgctgaaagagcacagcggTCACTACATCATGTCGGCCAGTTTCCCAGGGAGCCAGCTCCATCACGTCGAG CAGCTCAGCGGGGACCCTGCCCTCTCACCAGGGGAAGGCCAGGAGGCCCAGGCCTCTGGCGGCAAGTGGCCGATGCTGCATTGCCTGGCCAGGCAGCTCCGAAAGAACTCTGCCTTCTCCCCAGCACCAGAAGGGCAGGCAATCCCGTCCACAAAGGTCAAATGGCCCGCGCTGCAGGGTGTGGCCAAGAAGCTGTCGTGCAAGATTTCTACAACTAAGAAGCTGTCGTGCAAGATTTCCACAACTAAGAAATTCTCGTGCAAGATTTGCACGGCCATGTTCACAGGGAGAGCAGAGATGGAGAGTCACAAGAGGGCACACGTAGGGCCCAACACCTTCAAGTGTCCAGACTGCCCGTTCACAGCAGCTGTGTGGCTGGAGGTCCGG AGTCACATGGCACAGCACGCCAACCTCCGACCCCACAAGTGCTCCCACTGCAGCTTTGCCTCCAAGAACAAGAAGGACCTGCGCAGACACATGCTGACGCACACCAATGAGAAGCCCTTTGCCTGCCAGATCTGCGGGCAGAG ATTTAACCGGAACGGGCATCTCAAGTTCCACATGCAGCGTCTGCACTgcgctgaggggaagcggctggggCAGCCGGCAGCCACCACCCAGCAGACCATCATCCTGAACAGCGATGAGGAAGCACTAGCCACGCTGCAGA cgGCTTTGCAGTCTGGCCAGGCAGTGCTGGCTCCTGAACGGCTGCAGCAGGCTCTGGGGCAGGAGCACATCATTGTAGCACAGGAGCAGAGCATCACAAGCCAG GAGGAGGCCACGTACATCCAGGAGATCACAACGGCGGACGGGCAGACGGTGCAGCACTTGGTGACCGCCGATAACCAG GTTCAGTACATCATTGCCCAGGATGGCGTGCAGCACCTGCTCCCCCACGAGTACGTTGTTGTCCCCGAGGGGCATCACATCCAG GTACAAGACGGCCAGATCACCCACATCCAGTATGAACAGGGCAGCCAGTTCCTCCAGGAGCCCCAG ATCCAGTACATGCCGGTgtccccagagcagcagctggttaCCCAGGCTCAGCTGGAAGCCGTGGCGCACTCGGCAGTGACAG cagTGGCCGATGCTGCCATGGCCCAAGCCCAGGGCGTGTTCACCACGGAGGCAACGGCTGAGCAgatccagcagctgcagcagggaatCCATTACGATGTCATCACGCTGGCAGATTAA